The following are encoded together in the Candidatus Aminicenantes bacterium genome:
- a CDS encoding transglutaminase-like domain-containing protein gives MFKLKFSLKFIVALVFIGLVSYCSYLAGQISNYADIKPVSVLASGKREKPIVVPTFTKQPKNRCRFVYSYDSVEALGEFRKGEHLDSVIFGCKTDFDIAVKLMHWVRSQWEPGKPSPYPPINAMEILKRIRDGETGGFCAQYCYVFVQAMQSFGYKARYVTIRNHEVSEVFLPSMNRWVCFDPFYDSYYVNEKGFPLSAGKISAAYRISKKISMIGSKKSEIGSNHFARFEYFAVWIKNDHVGNPINFDGIERYKVYLVNSKEDIAEVPPYANYSFFIEDFYEGSWFAD, from the coding sequence ATGTTTAAACTGAAATTTTCATTGAAGTTTATTGTCGCACTTGTGTTTATCGGGCTTGTTTCCTATTGCTCTTACTTGGCTGGTCAAATATCCAACTATGCCGATATAAAACCAGTCAGTGTGTTGGCGAGCGGAAAACGAGAAAAACCGATCGTTGTTCCCACTTTCACCAAGCAACCAAAAAATAGGTGCCGTTTTGTTTATTCTTATGACTCCGTCGAAGCATTAGGGGAATTCAGGAAAGGTGAACATCTAGATTCTGTGATTTTTGGCTGTAAAACTGATTTCGATATCGCCGTAAAACTGATGCACTGGGTGAGAAGCCAATGGGAGCCGGGGAAACCAAGCCCATATCCCCCCATCAATGCCATGGAAATTTTAAAACGAATCCGCGATGGTGAGACCGGTGGATTTTGTGCCCAATACTGCTATGTTTTTGTTCAGGCTATGCAAAGTTTTGGATATAAGGCAAGATATGTCACAATCAGAAATCATGAAGTGTCCGAAGTATTTTTACCTTCTATGAACCGGTGGGTATGCTTTGATCCATTTTATGACAGTTATTACGTTAACGAAAAGGGGTTTCCATTGTCAGCGGGGAAAATATCTGCCGCCTATAGAATCAGCAAAAAAATTAGTATGATCGGCAGCAAGAAATCCGAAATAGGATCCAACCACTTCGCCAGGTTTGAGTATTTTGCTGTTTGGATAAAAAATGATCATGTGGGCAATCCAATAAATTTTGATGGTATTGAACGATACAAGGTTTATCTGGTCAATTCCAAAGAGGATATTGCTGAAGTGCCTCCCTATGCCAACTATTCCTTTTTTATTGAGGATTTTTATGAAGGGTCCTGGTTTGCAGATTGA
- a CDS encoding redoxin domain-containing protein gives MSGLKKALMGIVFLALLAHMIRSTPLRNDPAARKIMEKCIRMYGNLKTYQEQLKVQISSKYQGPKIINVGGAVGNVIDICIARPNRLRFWQSGEFSIAGTSLVCDGKRIWEYMPMFNKFTNDEAPKTLKEIADSDDFMFDAQYTSMKNGFVIPMLFDPETAQKNLDNYPVAAFANEKETHSGNLLHIVLERKVEDDEWLVNLWIDSKTFLIHHVKEKKIQNIKMGGNALKHETVYEYFHNDIRINQPIPPGAFRFIPPPAAVETFNLFDSFPIHEKGPEPEEFMEGKAMPGIALPGMNRGDEYNLADIKGRAAVFFIFNGKNFDRSYNIGKHLQTLGKLVAEFSKRPVVFLGISMKSTREETATAIRKMGMNIPVAIDFHGSVGSAFHFNCISPPFWVIIDHSGVVKKIFVGNYSRQKQIMAHVLNSLL, from the coding sequence ATGTCAGGTTTAAAGAAAGCACTTATGGGTATTGTTTTTCTTGCCCTCCTTGCTCATATGATCAGGAGCACACCTTTGCGGAATGACCCTGCCGCCAGAAAAATCATGGAGAAGTGTATACGCATGTACGGGAACCTGAAGACGTATCAGGAGCAGCTCAAAGTCCAGATCAGCTCAAAATACCAGGGTCCGAAAATCATCAATGTCGGCGGAGCCGTCGGGAATGTCATCGACATCTGCATTGCCAGACCCAACCGCCTCCGTTTTTGGCAGTCGGGAGAGTTTTCTATTGCGGGCACGTCTCTGGTGTGTGACGGGAAAAGGATCTGGGAATATATGCCCATGTTTAACAAGTTCACCAATGACGAGGCGCCGAAAACGCTGAAAGAAATCGCTGATTCCGACGATTTTATGTTCGACGCACAGTATACGAGCATGAAAAACGGTTTTGTCATTCCCATGCTTTTTGATCCGGAAACAGCGCAAAAGAACCTGGATAACTACCCGGTCGCGGCGTTCGCCAATGAAAAGGAAACTCATTCGGGAAATCTCCTGCATATCGTTCTGGAAAGAAAAGTTGAAGACGATGAGTGGTTGGTCAACTTGTGGATCGATTCCAAAACGTTCCTGATCCACCATGTGAAGGAGAAGAAAATCCAAAACATCAAAATGGGAGGGAATGCCCTTAAACACGAGACTGTTTATGAATATTTTCATAATGACATCCGCATCAATCAGCCGATTCCCCCCGGGGCCTTCCGTTTTATCCCCCCTCCCGCCGCTGTGGAAACGTTCAATCTGTTTGATTCCTTTCCTATCCACGAGAAAGGACCGGAGCCTGAAGAGTTCATGGAAGGCAAAGCGATGCCGGGCATCGCGCTTCCGGGAATGAATCGGGGAGATGAATACAATTTGGCGGACATAAAAGGACGAGCAGCCGTTTTCTTTATTTTTAACGGAAAAAACTTCGATCGTTCGTATAACATCGGGAAGCACCTCCAGACTCTTGGCAAACTCGTTGCTGAATTCTCGAAGAGGCCCGTTGTTTTTCTTGGAATCAGCATGAAATCGACGCGTGAGGAGACCGCAACCGCTATACGTAAGATGGGAATGAATATTCCTGTGGCTATTGATTTTCACGGATCGGTGGGATCGGCTTTCCATTTCAACTGCATCTCCCCGCCCTTTTGGGTGATCATCGATCACTCCGGAGTGGTGAAAAAAATTTTTGTAGGCAACTATTCCCGGCAAAAACAGATCATGGCGCACGTGCTGAATTCACTGCTCTGA
- a CDS encoding DUF362 domain-containing protein, with the protein MTKTKVAILRTGSETVLDDYIRLFELAGGSAILDKGSSTIIKDNISWHYPLPSANTTPWQLEAVILALKKHGFSDIACVQNKTEVTDAFKGEDLNSYKPIFKDYGIKVLFNFRAEDMQWVPYRPKARMLALEKIYGDELRIPEYFIGKNIIHLPTVKCHIYTTTTGAMKNAFGGLLNHKRHQTHTHIHETLVDLLAIQKEIHPGLFCMMDGTMAGNGPGPRVMRPEEKNVILASGDQVAIDAVAAKLMGFDPMSIKYIRLAHESGLGIGKPEEIEIAGDLDAARENWHFEVGPSFHRAVGWFTWFGPTRFLQKIMTRPPILYLGNFYSYFYHDVLHWPFKENKIYRRWLKDSQWGRLFQKYLDEGSLKGK; encoded by the coding sequence ATGACTAAAACCAAGGTCGCGATCTTGAGAACCGGTTCCGAAACGGTCCTGGATGATTACATCCGCCTCTTCGAACTGGCCGGCGGAAGCGCTATCCTGGACAAGGGATCCAGCACCATCATCAAGGACAACATCTCCTGGCACTACCCTCTCCCCTCGGCCAACACCACCCCCTGGCAGCTGGAGGCGGTCATTCTGGCTCTTAAAAAACACGGTTTCAGCGATATCGCCTGCGTCCAGAACAAGACCGAAGTGACCGACGCCTTCAAGGGCGAGGACCTGAACAGTTACAAGCCGATCTTCAAGGATTACGGCATCAAGGTCCTCTTCAACTTCCGCGCCGAAGACATGCAGTGGGTGCCATACAGGCCGAAGGCCCGGATGCTAGCCCTGGAAAAGATCTACGGCGACGAGCTGCGCATTCCCGAGTATTTCATCGGCAAGAACATCATCCACCTGCCGACGGTCAAGTGCCACATTTATACCACCACCACCGGCGCCATGAAGAACGCCTTCGGCGGCCTGCTCAACCACAAGCGCCACCAGACCCACACCCATATCCACGAGACGCTGGTCGACCTGCTGGCCATCCAGAAGGAGATCCACCCGGGCCTTTTCTGCATGATGGACGGCACAATGGCCGGCAACGGCCCGGGTCCGCGCGTGATGCGCCCCGAGGAAAAGAACGTCATCTTGGCCAGCGGCGACCAGGTGGCCATCGACGCCGTGGCTGCCAAGCTGATGGGCTTCGACCCGATGTCGATCAAGTACATCCGCCTGGCCCACGAAAGCGGCCTGGGCATCGGCAAACCCGAGGAGATCGAAATCGCCGGCGATCTGGACGCGGCCCGGGAGAACTGGCACTTCGAAGTCGGCCCCAGTTTTCACCGGGCCGTGGGCTGGTTCACCTGGTTCGGCCCCACTCGCTTCTTGCAGAAAATCATGACCCGTCCGCCCATCCTCTACCTGGGCAACTTCTATTCCTATTTCTACCACGACGTGCTGCACTGGCCGTTCAAGGAGAATAAAATTTATCGCCGCTGGCTCAAGGATTCCCAATGGGGACGGCTGTTTCAAAAATATTTGGATGAAGGATCCTTGAAAGGGAAATAG
- a CDS encoding nitroreductase family protein, which translates to MPKNIIFSQPVLELIQKRYSCRSFDGRGLEPDILVALEKFSAALELPFKNSVRFGVIDKERVRAENVFSGGSYGLIKGVRFYLSALVKKGSLHCWEDVGFGLEAIVLYATSLGLASCWIGGIFDRKHFGRSLGIRPEEMLPAVVAVGRPAEQRSLRDRLVRWSARGDRRKAATEIFFQDDWQTPWRSADSPRWAPVLEGVRLGPSASNKQPWRIVLKEGGFHFFLSRDKAYSALMPLADLQRIDLGIAMCHFQLAATELGLSGEWRDMDPRLPDTPANFEYIVSFTIR; encoded by the coding sequence ATGCCAAAAAACATCATTTTCAGCCAGCCGGTTTTGGAGCTTATTCAAAAACGCTATTCTTGCCGCAGTTTCGATGGCCGCGGGTTGGAGCCTGATATTCTGGTGGCGCTGGAAAAATTTTCGGCTGCCCTGGAACTACCCTTTAAAAACAGTGTTCGTTTCGGCGTCATCGACAAAGAGCGGGTGCGAGCTGAAAATGTTTTTTCCGGCGGCAGCTACGGGCTGATCAAGGGGGTGCGCTTCTATCTGAGCGCCCTGGTCAAAAAGGGCTCGCTCCACTGCTGGGAAGATGTCGGTTTCGGGCTGGAGGCGATCGTCCTGTACGCCACCTCCCTGGGCCTGGCCAGCTGCTGGATCGGCGGCATATTTGACCGCAAGCATTTCGGCCGCAGCCTCGGCATCCGGCCCGAGGAAATGCTGCCGGCGGTGGTCGCCGTCGGCCGGCCGGCCGAACAACGCTCCCTGCGCGACCGCCTGGTGCGCTGGAGCGCCCGGGGCGACCGGCGCAAGGCCGCGACCGAGATTTTTTTCCAGGACGATTGGCAGACCCCGTGGCGCAGCGCCGATTCCCCGCGCTGGGCGCCGGTCCTGGAGGGTGTACGCCTGGGGCCTTCGGCCTCCAACAAGCAGCCCTGGCGCATCGTCTTGAAGGAGGGTGGCTTTCATTTTTTCCTCAGCCGCGACAAGGCCTACAGCGCCTTGATGCCCCTCGCCGATTTGCAGCGCATCGACCTGGGCATCGCCATGTGCCACTTCCAGCTGGCGGCGACTGAGCTTGGCCTCTCCGGCGAATGGCGGGATATGGATCCCAGGTTGCCGGATACTCCCGCTAATTTCGAATATATTGTTTCGTTTACGATTCGGTAG
- a CDS encoding AtpZ/AtpI family protein, which produces MTPLPDKIKWPAYASVGLMFPSSILVGFAIGHYLDKWLKTDPYLTLIFIIYGIVAGFVNLFAVTRSDDKKK; this is translated from the coding sequence ATGACGCCCTTGCCCGACAAGATAAAATGGCCGGCCTACGCGTCGGTTGGCCTGATGTTTCCCAGCTCGATCCTGGTCGGTTTCGCCATCGGCCATTATCTGGACAAATGGCTGAAAACCGATCCCTATCTGACCCTCATTTTCATCATCTACGGGATCGTGGCCGGATTTGTCAACCTGTTTGCCGTCACCCGGTCCGATGACAAAAAAAAGTAG
- the atpB gene encoding F0F1 ATP synthase subunit A yields MEHNPLIAVWINRLIRLIAQALGFRLHADPLPAHLIMAAIVTVILIIFFKLTVRNLSLFPKKMQTLLEMLYLFLRNHVDDTIGPEGRKFIPALGTLGLFIALANLLGLFPEMSSPTANLNVPAGCAIFIFLYYHAQGVKKHGFFGYLKTFTGPAWWMAWMFAPIEIISHFSRPMSLTVRLFCNIFGEDLVIIIIVSLVPFIAPLPMMAMAIFTSLLQAYIFIMLSSVYLAGAVASEH; encoded by the coding sequence ATGGAACATAATCCCCTGATTGCCGTCTGGATCAATCGCCTGATCCGCCTCATCGCCCAAGCGCTGGGTTTCCGCCTGCACGCCGATCCCCTGCCCGCCCACCTGATCATGGCCGCGATCGTCACCGTGATCCTGATCATTTTTTTCAAGCTCACGGTCAGGAACCTCTCCCTTTTCCCCAAGAAGATGCAAACCCTGCTGGAAATGCTCTACCTATTCCTCAGAAACCATGTCGACGACACCATCGGACCCGAAGGCCGGAAATTCATACCCGCCCTGGGCACGCTGGGCCTGTTCATCGCCCTGGCCAACCTGCTCGGCCTGTTCCCGGAAATGAGCTCGCCCACGGCCAATTTGAACGTCCCGGCCGGCTGCGCCATATTCATTTTCCTTTACTACCATGCCCAGGGAGTGAAAAAACACGGTTTCTTCGGCTATCTGAAAACGTTCACCGGCCCGGCCTGGTGGATGGCCTGGATGTTCGCGCCCATTGAAATCATCTCCCATTTTTCCCGGCCGATGTCGCTGACGGTCAGGCTTTTCTGCAATATCTTCGGCGAAGATCTGGTCATTATCATCATCGTGTCGCTGGTCCCTTTCATCGCGCCGCTGCCGATGATGGCCATGGCCATCTTCACCTCCCTGTTGCAGGCGTACATTTTCATCATGCTGTCGTCGGTGTACCTTGCCGGCGCCGTGGCGAGTGAACATTAA
- a CDS encoding ATP synthase F0 subunit C yields the protein MRKKPLLIILALLIMASALPAQGTEQPGITSSMFFWTTLIGSLCLVVAAIVGITSQSRAFRSAADNIARNPAAADSIRGLLIIALALMESLVIYVLLIDLILFFVKWGNYTVVK from the coding sequence ATGAGAAAAAAACCGCTTCTGATCATTTTGGCCCTGCTCATCATGGCCTCGGCGCTCCCGGCCCAGGGCACGGAGCAGCCCGGGATCACGTCATCGATGTTTTTCTGGACCACCCTCATCGGCAGCCTCTGCTTGGTCGTGGCGGCCATCGTGGGCATCACCAGCCAATCGCGGGCATTCCGCTCCGCCGCGGACAACATCGCCCGCAACCCGGCCGCGGCCGATTCGATTCGCGGCCTGCTGATCATCGCCCTGGCCCTGATGGAATCCCTGGTCATTTACGTCCTGCTGATCGACCTCATCCTTTTCTTTGTCAAATGGGGTAATTACACTGTCGTTAAGTAA
- a CDS encoding YihY/virulence factor BrkB family protein, translating into MKKHDRALAPLHVVKSGWLALKDFLSENGIDKSSILAYYSIFSSFFLLIFFSFLFNKFVGDPGHAVENMYPFSPDFFSRIAPIFFQKASELTAQVEDLGLIGLAVFLFVGILVFKKMIHYVNDMFFIKIKRGILLRRIKEIGLLVIVGILFIFSFLVTGLISAVNTLAEENPFFKKHIDPAFVLSIDNLLVGVVLPFLVTFLFFFILYKWIPEKRIHAGAALIAAFFSALLWELLKRAYTYYLIHVSVLRKIESPIVAIILFGFWMELTMGIMLYGAKFTFLLDKEENDKPKKTH; encoded by the coding sequence ATGAAAAAACACGACCGGGCGCTGGCGCCGCTTCATGTCGTCAAGAGCGGCTGGCTGGCGCTGAAAGATTTTCTGAGCGAGAACGGGATCGACAAGTCTTCCATCCTCGCCTACTACTCGATTTTTTCGTCTTTCTTCCTGCTGATTTTCTTTTCATTCCTGTTCAACAAGTTCGTCGGCGACCCGGGCCACGCCGTGGAAAACATGTACCCGTTCTCTCCTGATTTTTTTTCCCGGATTGCCCCCATTTTTTTCCAGAAAGCCAGCGAGTTGACCGCCCAGGTCGAGGACCTGGGCCTGATCGGCTTGGCCGTGTTCCTGTTCGTCGGCATCCTGGTTTTCAAAAAGATGATTCATTATGTCAACGACATGTTTTTCATCAAGATCAAGCGCGGCATCCTGCTCCGGCGCATCAAGGAAATCGGCTTGCTGGTGATCGTCGGCATCCTGTTCATTTTTTCATTCCTGGTCACCGGCCTGATCTCCGCCGTCAACACCCTGGCGGAAGAGAACCCTTTTTTCAAAAAGCACATCGACCCGGCTTTCGTCCTTTCCATCGACAATTTGCTCGTCGGCGTCGTTTTGCCCTTCCTGGTCACCTTCCTGTTTTTTTTCATCCTGTACAAGTGGATCCCGGAAAAGAGAATCCATGCGGGCGCCGCCCTGATCGCCGCGTTTTTTTCGGCCCTGCTGTGGGAATTGCTCAAAAGGGCCTACACCTATTACCTGATCCACGTGTCGGTCTTACGAAAAATAGAGAGCCCGATCGTGGCCATCATCCTTTTCGGATTTTGGATGGAGCTGACCATGGGCATCATGCTCTATGGGGCGAAATTCACCTTCCTGCTGGACAAGGAAGAAAATGACAAACCTAAAAAAACTCACTGA
- the lpxD gene encoding UDP-3-O-(3-hydroxymyristoyl)glucosamine N-acyltransferase — MTNLKKLTEIVSGQLRGDPERAISGIQSLQKAGADDIAFIARGKEDADLSTIRAAALIVAVDSAISYPNRVLVADPQLAFAKLLEFFHPQQPFCPGIAANASISEKARLEKNVRIGPFSYVGENSHIGENTEIHAGVVIYRDVKIGRDCLIYSRVVIRENVEIGDRVIIHPGAVIGADGFGYGHAADGTPIKIPQKGKVLIAAGCEIGANTCIDRSTVEETSLAENTKLDNLVQIGHNVRIGKNTIISSQTGISGSTEIGAQVVMGGQVGIADHVKIADGVIIAAKSGVSGSVKSKMIVAGIPHQEIGAWRKSMVLLRNLGAWKEKLQKIEAKIKEWEAK, encoded by the coding sequence ATGACAAACCTAAAAAAACTCACTGAGATCGTTTCCGGCCAGCTGCGCGGCGATCCCGAGCGCGCGATCAGCGGCATCCAGTCCCTGCAGAAGGCCGGCGCCGACGACATCGCTTTTATCGCCAGGGGCAAGGAGGACGCCGACCTGTCAACGATCCGCGCCGCGGCCCTGATCGTGGCCGTTGACAGCGCCATCAGCTACCCGAACCGGGTGCTGGTCGCCGATCCGCAGCTGGCGTTTGCCAAGCTGCTGGAGTTCTTTCACCCGCAGCAGCCGTTCTGCCCCGGCATCGCCGCCAACGCCAGCATATCGGAAAAAGCCCGACTGGAAAAGAATGTCCGCATCGGCCCCTTTTCCTATGTTGGCGAAAACAGCCACATCGGCGAAAATACGGAAATCCACGCCGGCGTGGTCATCTACCGCGACGTGAAGATCGGCCGCGACTGCCTGATCTATTCCCGGGTCGTCATCCGCGAAAACGTGGAAATCGGCGACCGGGTGATCATCCATCCCGGAGCCGTCATCGGCGCCGACGGCTTCGGCTACGGGCACGCCGCGGACGGGACGCCGATAAAGATCCCGCAAAAAGGCAAGGTGCTCATCGCCGCCGGCTGCGAGATCGGGGCCAACACCTGCATCGACCGCTCGACCGTCGAGGAGACCAGCCTGGCCGAGAACACGAAGCTGGACAACCTGGTCCAGATCGGGCACAATGTCCGCATCGGCAAGAACACGATCATCTCCTCGCAGACCGGCATTTCAGGCTCCACCGAAATCGGCGCCCAGGTGGTCATGGGCGGCCAGGTGGGAATCGCCGACCATGTCAAAATCGCCGACGGCGTCATAATCGCCGCCAAGAGCGGCGTTTCCGGATCGGTCAAGAGCAAAATGATCGTTGCCGGCATCCCCCACCAGGAGATCGGCGCCTGGAGAAAAAGCATGGTCCTGCTAAGGAACCTCGGCGCCTGGAAAGAAAAATTGCAGAAAATAGAGGCCAAGATCAAAGAATGGGAGGCAAAATGA
- a CDS encoding DUF1573 domain-containing protein, with amino-acid sequence MKKSILGLTVLLAALPMLAKPVIKFKSMVVDFGVVESGQVVDVNFEFENAGSDLLIIKNILPSCGCTTAGLVKKEYQAGEKGTIAGKFNTSGYNGKVIKTITVTSNDVEAAEVRLTFSGTVIIKDFAQADLKPERIDFESVTIGKTYSRKLNLSNSGTSDLRVIEISCSPEVSLQFKTNLVGAKKTTEITLTFTPFVKGPFSNLVKIRTNDYRNPYLFIRLEAEND; translated from the coding sequence ATGAAAAAAAGCATATTGGGGCTGACGGTCTTGCTGGCGGCATTGCCGATGCTCGCCAAGCCGGTGATTAAATTTAAAAGCATGGTTGTCGATTTCGGCGTAGTGGAAAGCGGCCAGGTCGTCGACGTCAACTTCGAATTTGAAAACGCCGGTTCCGACCTCTTGATCATAAAGAACATCCTGCCTTCCTGCGGCTGCACCACGGCCGGGCTGGTTAAAAAGGAGTACCAAGCCGGCGAAAAGGGGACCATCGCCGGCAAATTCAATACCAGCGGCTACAACGGCAAGGTTATCAAGACCATCACCGTGACCAGCAACGACGTTGAAGCCGCGGAAGTCCGCCTGACCTTCAGCGGCACCGTGATCATCAAGGATTTCGCCCAGGCCGACCTCAAGCCGGAGCGTATCGATTTCGAATCGGTAACAATCGGCAAGACCTACAGCCGCAAGCTTAACCTGAGCAACAGCGGCACCAGCGATTTGCGCGTGATCGAGATCAGCTGCAGCCCGGAGGTCTCGCTGCAATTCAAGACCAATCTTGTCGGCGCCAAGAAGACCACCGAGATCACCCTCACCTTCACCCCGTTCGTCAAAGGACCTTTCAGTAACCTGGTCAAGATTCGCACCAACGACTATCGCAACCCCTATCTGTTCATCCGCCTTGAAGCCGAAAACGACTGA
- a CDS encoding O-antigen ligase family protein — MNILKPILRIGSRFQEIEFSFLLAWALLFPDKQSYLYYFGFTTLLVLFCLKKIFTLKNISVMRVSLFLLLFNTVMVGSAFFSPHPGKSLLFLCDILLLSLWFFFFDIEKIDIDRYLRLLAFVISIASLAIVILLALRAGHSPPGTVFNNPILQGIAAALAVLFFLHALLLKFTFVDLALLLINTGAVIVSASKAASLGLALFSAAMILARNKRWLIYFMALVLLLALVPNPLRHMVGHSLRHDTYVLNRLDIWSMSARMFRAHPWTGIGPDLFDEAAKRFNFPQEKGPARYAKLPESPHSDYWKMIVETGLAGLIFVLLFLFFTIRRLLVPPWFDLPKVLLAFLLLQMLFFNFVFNNFFLLVTLFLLYAFFWRRMFFVSLAPALKVFLAGLLFVLFIQFYLLPLCADRMLRAATGEKDIPRRFALLNRAALFSPLDERMPLARAQTLRGFFKAANSLEAWTAAWEDLRLAQRLNRNSSEACVLEAALFGDIREKKIVYPALAEEMLAPLRRAQELDPFNPFLRLQQAVILNEFDRRAEARRLANAALGLEPDYVAALFFMRRLDGSGESEAAFQKRIAGILAKAKALRVQPGSYLYNLYCLPPAADGSGR, encoded by the coding sequence ATGAATATATTAAAACCCATCTTGCGGATCGGATCCCGCTTTCAGGAAATTGAATTTTCGTTTCTCCTGGCCTGGGCATTGCTCTTCCCGGACAAGCAATCCTATCTTTATTACTTCGGCTTCACCACCCTGCTGGTCTTGTTCTGCCTGAAAAAAATCTTCACCCTGAAGAATATCTCCGTCATGCGCGTTTCGCTCTTCCTGCTGTTGTTCAATACTGTTATGGTCGGCAGCGCTTTTTTTTCGCCGCATCCGGGCAAATCGCTTTTGTTCCTCTGCGACATTCTGCTGCTTTCGCTGTGGTTTTTCTTTTTCGACATAGAAAAAATAGACATCGACCGCTACCTGCGCCTGCTCGCTTTTGTCATTTCGATCGCCTCCCTGGCGATCGTCATTCTGCTCGCCTTGCGGGCTGGCCACAGCCCGCCGGGAACAGTTTTCAACAACCCCATTTTGCAGGGCATCGCGGCGGCGCTGGCCGTCCTGTTTTTCCTCCATGCCCTGTTGCTGAAGTTTACCTTCGTTGACCTGGCGCTGCTGCTCATCAACACCGGGGCCGTGATCGTCAGCGCTTCCAAGGCAGCTTCCCTCGGTCTGGCGTTGTTTTCAGCCGCCATGATCCTGGCCAGGAACAAGAGATGGCTGATCTATTTCATGGCGCTCGTGCTCCTGCTGGCGCTGGTTCCCAATCCGTTGCGGCACATGGTCGGCCATTCGCTGCGCCACGATACCTACGTGCTCAATCGCCTGGATATCTGGAGCATGTCGGCCCGCATGTTCCGCGCCCATCCCTGGACCGGCATCGGGCCAGACCTTTTCGACGAGGCGGCCAAGCGATTTAATTTTCCCCAGGAAAAGGGCCCGGCCCGCTATGCCAAGCTGCCCGAATCGCCGCACAGCGACTATTGGAAGATGATCGTCGAGACCGGCCTGGCCGGCCTGATCTTTGTCCTGCTGTTCTTGTTTTTTACCATCCGCCGCCTGCTGGTGCCCCCCTGGTTCGACTTGCCCAAGGTATTGCTGGCCTTTTTGCTGCTGCAGATGCTGTTCTTCAACTTCGTCTTTAACAACTTTTTCCTGCTGGTCACGCTTTTCCTGCTGTACGCCTTTTTTTGGCGGCGTATGTTTTTTGTCTCGCTGGCGCCCGCGCTCAAGGTTTTTTTGGCGGGATTGTTGTTCGTGCTTTTCATCCAGTTTTACTTGCTGCCTCTTTGCGCCGACCGCATGCTCAGAGCGGCAACTGGGGAAAAAGACATTCCTCGGCGCTTTGCCTTGCTGAACCGCGCCGCCCTCTTCAGTCCGCTGGATGAGCGGATGCCCCTGGCGCGCGCTCAAACCCTGCGCGGATTTTTCAAGGCCGCGAACAGCCTGGAGGCATGGACGGCCGCCTGGGAAGACCTGCGTTTGGCCCAAAGACTGAATCGCAACAGCAGCGAGGCTTGCGTTTTGGAAGCGGCATTGTTCGGGGATATCCGGGAAAAAAAGATCGTCTACCCCGCCCTGGCCGAGGAAATGCTGGCGCCGCTGCGCCGGGCCCAGGAGCTCGATCCGTTCAACCCTTTTTTGCGCCTGCAGCAAGCGGTGATCTTAAACGAGTTTGACCGCCGGGCGGAGGCGCGACGCCTGGCGAACGCCGCCCTGGGGCTGGAGCCGGATTACGTTGCCGCCCTGTTTTTCATGCGCCGCCTGGACGGTTCTGGCGAGAGCGAAGCCGCTTTCCAGAAGCGCATCGCGGGAATTCTGGCCAAGGCGAAAGCCCTGCGCGTTCAACCCGGCTCTTATCTGTACAACCTGTATTGCCTGCCGCCGGCCGCGGACGGCAGCGGGCGCTGA